GACTGGCGGCACTGGTGTTGATGTGCTGAAGTGGAATCTGGGTGAAACCGGTAGTGATAATGTTGTCGGCTTCGGCAGTGCTGCGGGTACGGATATTCTTGACCTGCGTGACCTGCTGGTTGGCGAGTCTCATGCCGGGACGAATGCTGGAAACCTTGCTAACTTCCTGCACTTCACCTATGACTCTGGCACTGGTAACACGACGCTTAGCGTTCATGCGACCGGTAGTGCAACTGTCAATCAGACCATCATCCTGCAAGGGGTTGATTTGGGTGCAACCGGAACCAATGATGCAACGGTTATTCAGAATCTGCTGACCAATGGCAAGCTGATTGTTGATTGATAGTCTTTAGAGTTAGCAAAAAGGGGCGGATTTTCCGCCCCTTCAGACTGCTGACGAACCCCCGATTTTTCGGGGGTTTTGTTTTTCTGTTTTGGAATTCGGGCGTTTTTCGGATTCAGGCCGAAACAAGGCGGATTCTGGAATTCTCGTGGTGGAGCGCCATCGGCAGGTAATTGCGGGCGAAGTCGGCCGCAAACAGGGCCTGCCCGAGGATTTTGGCCAATAAGGCTGCCGCCTTGCGGGCCAGCAACAGGGCCATCTTCTTCATGTTCTGACAGGCCGCCGAGAGCAGGCACTGCGCTTGCACCTTGGCCAAGCCGCGGAAGCGGGCGTAACGGTGGCCGTGCAACTCCTTGGCATCGGCAAAGCTGCGCTCCACTGTTTCCTTGCGCCGGGCGTACAGCCGTTTGCCCAGGTCGCTCAGGCGATTGGCGTTGATCGCTTCCTTGAAACCTTCCCAGAGATGCCGGGTCACGAGCTTCTGATGATTCCGGCTCTGCGTGCACTGCCCGCGCACGCCACAATCAGCGCAACGGGCGGGATTCGAGGCATATTCCCGATAGCCCAGCCGGTTGGTCGTCCGGTACGGCAGAACCTCCCCGGCCGGGCAGCGGTAGCAGTCCTGGACCGCATCGTAGAGATAGTCCCGCTTGTAGAAATAGCCATCGCGGTGTGTGGGTCGCTTGTAGCCCATCACCCCGAACAGTGCCCGCTCGAGAATGCCCTTGCAGACTTGCGGGGTGAAATACCCGGCATCGAGCCCGACGGCGCCCACGGCCAGATCAAAGCGCTCCATGACCCGGTCCAGGCGGGCCAGATAGGGCTGGCTGTCATGGACATTGCCCGGCGTGACATGGGTATCGACGATCAGGGCATGCACGCCATCGACAGTCCGGTGATCCAGATAGAAGAAGCCGGTCGGCTTGTTGTCGCGGGCCATGAAACCTGCGTCGGGATCGACCGTGCTGACCTTGACCTCCTTCAGTGGCGGTGTCGAATCATCGTCATCACGCTTGAGCGGCTTCTTGCCCGCGGCGGCACGATCCGCTTCGATGGCTGCATCCAGCTCGGCCAAATAGGCCGCCGGCGTTTGCTCGACCTGATGCACCTCGAAGTGCCGTTTGTTGGCATTCGCCTTCAGATGCGTGCTGTCCGTGTAAAGCACCCGCCCGCCAATCAGCTTGTGCTCAATGGCTTGCTCGACAATCCCGTCAAAGATGCGTTGCTCAATGTCCGTCCCGACAAAGCGGCGACGCCGATTCTGCGACAGCGTCGAGGCATCCGGCACTTTGTCCGTCAGCCGAAAGCCGAGAAACCAGCGGTAAGCCACATTGACCTCGATTTCCTTCACCAGCCGTCGCTCGGAGCGAATCCCGAACAGGTAGCCAATGAACAGCATCTTGAACAACACCACCGGATCAATCGCCGGTCGGCCATTGTTCTCGCAATACAGGTGCTGGGTCGCTTCACGAATGAAATCAAACCGGATGTGCTGGTCGAGCAGCCGGAGCAAGTGGTCTTTCGGGACCAATTGCTCCAACGTCACCATCTCCAGTTCCGTTTGGGCAGGGTAGGCAGGCTTGAGCATGCCTGCATTATAAAAAAATAAAGCCCCCAATCGCTTGGAGGCTTTGTCAGCGGTCTGAGGGGCGGTTTTTCCGCCCCTTTTTTTATTTTTAGTTGTCTGCGAATTGAACCGGCTGGCCCGTCTTCAACTATCGTGTGCCCGCAAGCCAGCGACATCGGGAATGCAGATCTTGCGTCCCTTGACGACAATCAGCCCGAGTTCGCTCAGTTCATGCAGGATGCGGGAAAAGTGTTCCTGGGTGAGGTTCAGGCGGGAGGCGATGATGCCCTTGCTGGTCGGCAGGGTGACGGCAATGTCGTTATCTGCCGTTGCATCTTCCGGAATGTCGCGCAGCAGGTAGCCGATGATGCGCTGCTTGCCGGAACGCAGGGAATAGGATTCGACGTCGTTCATCAACTGGTGCAGGCGCACCGCCATGCCGGCCAGCATCTTGCGGCAGAGGCGGGGGTCGCGCTCCAGTTCGGCGTAGATCACGGCTTTGGGGATGTGCAGCAGCAGCGAGTCGCTGAGGGCCTGGGCGAAGACGATGTAGGGCTTGTCCATGAACATGATGGCTTCGCCGAAGCTTTGTCCCTGGCTGATGATTTCGACGACCTTCTCGTTGCCTTGCGACGAAGTGAAAGCCAGTTTGATCTGGCCGTAGACCAGCAGGTGAAAGCCGGTGCAGGGGTCGCCCTTGTGAAACAGGATGTCGCCCTTTGCCGCCTGGCTTTCGCGCGCGGAGGCGGCAATGCGGGCAATTTCCTCCGGCGCCAGGCCGTTGAACAGTGGCAGGTGGGAAAGAAGGGCCTCGATGTTGATACGCGGATTGGCTGCCATGGGAGCTCGCTGGAAAGTGTCGCTGGATGGTGGCATTGCCCCGTCCGGCGAGCAATACCTCTTTCGGACTAGATGCGGATCACCGTCGGAGATACTCCCGCTGGCGGTATACTCCGTCACCCTCTCTCTGGATGAACTTCATGGCCGCACCCAACGATAATGTCAGCATGGCGCTGTTCTGCGATTTCGAAAATATCGCGCTTGGCGTCCGTGACGCCCAGTACGAAAAATTCGATATCCGCCCGGTTCTCGAGCGTCTGCTCGCCAAGGGCAGCATCGTCGTCAAGAAGGCCTATTGCGACTGGGAGCGTTACAAGGGCTTCAAGGCCGCGATGCACGAGGCCAATTTCGAGCTGATCGAGATCCCGCATGTGCGCCAGTCCGGCAAGAACTCGGCCGACATCCGCATGGTGGTTGATGCGCTCGACCTCTGCTACACCAAGTCGCACGTCGATACCTTCGTGATCATCTCCGGCGATTCCGACTTCTCGCCGCTGGTTTCCAAGCTGCGCGAAAACGCCAAGCGGGTGATCGGCGTCGGCGTCAAACAGTCCTGTTCCGACCTGCTGGTCACCAATTGCGACGAATTCATCTACTACGACGACCTCGTGCGCGACCGCGACTCCAGCCGTGGCGGCCAGCGCCGCGAGCGCGAGAAGCGTTCGCCGGAAGAAGAAGCCAAGCGCAGCGA
The DNA window shown above is from Quatrionicoccus australiensis and carries:
- a CDS encoding IS1182 family transposase; this encodes MLKPAYPAQTELEMVTLEQLVPKDHLLRLLDQHIRFDFIREATQHLYCENNGRPAIDPVVLFKMLFIGYLFGIRSERRLVKEIEVNVAYRWFLGFRLTDKVPDASTLSQNRRRRFVGTDIEQRIFDGIVEQAIEHKLIGGRVLYTDSTHLKANANKRHFEVHQVEQTPAAYLAELDAAIEADRAAAGKKPLKRDDDDSTPPLKEVKVSTVDPDAGFMARDNKPTGFFYLDHRTVDGVHALIVDTHVTPGNVHDSQPYLARLDRVMERFDLAVGAVGLDAGYFTPQVCKGILERALFGVMGYKRPTHRDGYFYKRDYLYDAVQDCYRCPAGEVLPYRTTNRLGYREYASNPARCADCGVRGQCTQSRNHQKLVTRHLWEGFKEAINANRLSDLGKRLYARRKETVERSFADAKELHGHRYARFRGLAKVQAQCLLSAACQNMKKMALLLARKAAALLAKILGQALFAADFARNYLPMALHHENSRIRLVSA
- a CDS encoding Crp/Fnr family transcriptional regulator, with amino-acid sequence MAANPRINIEALLSHLPLFNGLAPEEIARIAASARESQAAKGDILFHKGDPCTGFHLLVYGQIKLAFTSSQGNEKVVEIISQGQSFGEAIMFMDKPYIVFAQALSDSLLLHIPKAVIYAELERDPRLCRKMLAGMAVRLHQLMNDVESYSLRSGKQRIIGYLLRDIPEDATADNDIAVTLPTSKGIIASRLNLTQEHFSRILHELSELGLIVVKGRKICIPDVAGLRAHDS